CGTTCCGCGCACCCCGTCCGTACCGAAGAGTCGTGCCATGTTCCGTCCTCCGTCGTGCCCTGCTGAGAGATATCACACCGCTCCGCGGCCTCCGCACAAGGCCGGGAGCACAACGCCCCGGAGTACACGAGGTACTCCGGGGCGTACGCGTCGCGCCCGGGGGCGTACCACCAGGGCGGTACGCACCCCGAGGGGTTGCGACTAGCGCTTGCTGTACTGCGGCGCCTTGCGGGCCTTCTTCAGACCGGCCTTCTTGCGCTCGACGGCGCGGGCGTCACGGGTCAGGAAGCCGGCCTTCTTGAGCGGGCCGCGGTTGTTGTCCACGTCCGCCTCGTTCAGGGCGCGGGCCACGCCGAGGCGCAGCGCGTAGGCCTGACCGGAGACACCGCCACCGGCGATGCGGGCGACGACGTCGTAGCGGCCGTCGAGCTCGAGCAGCTTGAAGGGCTCGTTGACGGTCTGCTGGTGCACCTTGTTGGGGAAGTAGTCCTCAAGGGTGCGGCCGTTGATCTTCCACTTGCCGGTGCCCGGCACGATGCGGACGCGGGCGATGGCCTCCTTGCGACGGCCGAGGCCGGCGCCCGGGACGGCCTCGCCGAAGCGGCCGGCCAGGGACTCGGAGGTGTACTCGGTCTCGGTGGTGTACTCCTCGACGTTCTCGTCGAAGTCGACCTCGAGGGTGTTCTCGATGGCAGTCTCGGCCACGGTGTTCCTCAGCTCCTGCTGTCAATCAGTGGTGTGGTTGGTGGCCGGAATTACTGCGCGACCTGGGTGATCTCGAACGGCACCGGCTGCTGGGCAGCGTGCGGGTGCTGGTCGCCCGAGTAGACCTTCAGCTTGGAGAGCATCTGGCGGCCCAGGCTGTTCTTCGGGAGCATGCCCTTGATGGCCTTCTCGACGGCCTTCTCCGGGTTCTTGTCCAGCAGCTCGTCGTAGCGGACGGAGCGCAGACCACCCGGGAAGCCGCTGTGGCGGTAGGCCAGCTTCTGGGTCTTCTTGTTGCCCGACAGGTGCACCTTGTCAGCGTTGACGATGATGACGAAGTCACCCGTGTCAACGTGCGGCGCGTAGATCGCCTTGTGCTTGCCCCGGAGGAGGGTGGCGGCCTGGGAGGCCAGGCGGCCCAGCACGACGTCGGTCGCGTCGATGACGTGCCACTGACGCTGGACGTCGCCGGGCTTGGGGCTGTACGTACGCACGGTCGTAGCCTTCGCTTTTCAGTGAGTGTGTCCTTGACAGGAGCACCCCGGCAGAGGGATCAGCCTGGCCACCTTGGACGCAATCAAGGGGAGCCGCTGGTCATCGGCCTGGTGTCTCCGGCGTACCGACCTCTCACGTGAGATGGAGCGAGCCAATACGCACAACAGCAACCAACGATACCGGCTGGGAACCGCAGGACCAAACCGGCTCAGCGCTCCCGCTGCACCCGGGCCTCGTCCCAGACCGGCTCGGGCGACTCGTACACCCGGCCGTCGGCGCCGAACACCAGGAAGCGGTCGAAGGTCTTGGCGAACCAGCGGTCGTGGGTGACGCACAGCACCGTGCCGTCGAACGCCTCCAGTCCCTCCTGCAGGGCCTCGGCGCTCTCCAGGTCGAGGTTGTCGGTGGGCTCGTCCAGCAGCAACGCGGTGACGCCGGAGAGCTCCAGCTTGAGGATCATCAGCCGGGCCTGCTGGCCGCCGGAGAGCGACTCGAACTTCTGCTCGTGCTGGCGGTCCAGCTCGTACCGGCGCAGCGCGCTCATCGCGGCGCCGCGGCTCAGCGCGTGCTCCTCCTCCAGGATGGTCCGGATGGCCCGGCCCATCAGCTCGGGGTGCGCGTGGGTCTGCCGGAAGTGGCCGGGCACCACGCGGGCGCCGATCCGGTACGTGCCGCCGTGGGCGACGGTCGCGTCCCCGGCGAGCATCCGCAGGAAGTGCGACTTGCCGGAGCCGTTGGAGCCCAGCACCGCGACCCGCTCGCCGTAGTAGACCTCCAGGTCGAACGGCTTCATCAGGCCGGTGAGCTCCAGCTGCTCCAGGGTGAAGGCGCGCACGCCGGTCCGGCCGCCCTTCAGCCGCATGGAGATCTTCTGCTCGCGCGGCGGGGCCTCCGGCCGGCCGGCCTCCTCGAACTTCTTCAGCCGGGTCTGCGCGGCCGCGTAGCGGGAGGCCATCTCGTGGCTGACCGCCGCCGCCTGGCGCAGGGTGACCACCAGCTTCTTGAGCTTGGCGTGCTCCTCGTCCCAGCGCCGGCCGAGCTCCTCGAACCGCTCGAACCGGGCCCGGCGGGCCTCGTGGAAGGAGTCGAACCCGCCGCCGTGCACCCAGACGCTGCTGCCGGCCGCACCGGACTCGACGCTGATGATCTTGTCGGCGGTACGGGAGAGCAGCTCGCGGTCGTGCGAGATGAACAGGACGGTCTTCGGGGTGGCCTTGATGGCCTCCTCCAGCCAGCGCTTGCCGGGGACGTCCAGGTAGTTGTCCGGCTCGTCGAGCAGCAGCACCTCCTCGGGGCCGCGCAGCAGCGCCTCCAGCACCAGCCGCTTCTGCTCGCCCCCGGAGAGGGTGTTCAGTCCGCGCCACTGGGCCCGGTCGAAGGGCATGCCGAGGGCCGCCATGGTGCAGACGTCCCAGGTGGTCTCGTACTCGTAGCCGCCGGCGTCGGCCCAGTCGGAGAGCGCCTGGGCGTAGGCCATCTGCGACTTCTCGTCGTCCTGCGCCATCATCCCGAGCTCGGCGGCGTCCACCGCGCGGGCGGCCCGGGCGATCCGCTCCGGGGCGACCGAGACCAGCAGGTCGCGGACCGAGGCGTCGGCGGGCAGCGCGCCCGGGGTGGCCTCCTGGTCCTCCCGGCCGGTGGTGCCCACGAACTGGCGCATCACGCCGAGGCCGCCGCTGACCGTCACGCCGCCGCCGTGCGGCTGCACGTCACCGGCGATCATGCGGAGCAGGGTGGTCTTGCCTGCGCCGTTGGCGCCCACCAGCGCGACCGCGGCGCCCTCGCCGACCCGGAAGGACGCGTCGTCGAACAGCACCCGTCCGTCCGGCAGGTAGTACTCAAGGTGCGAAATCTCGACGTGTCCCATGAACCGGATTGTGCAACGCCCGGCTTTGCGGACCCAACTGCTTTTCGATACCGATTCGGAACTCATCCGGAGTCAGATGACGGCCATGGCCTAAGATTCGCGATTATGAGCGATGGCCAGGCAGTCAACCCCGAGGCCGGGGGCCAGCAGGCGCAGGGTTTCCCCCACCAGGGTCCGACGCCGGCATCCCCCTTTCCCGGGCAGCCCCAGCAGTCCGGGTACGGATTCCCGCAGCAGGGCGGGTACGGCTACCCGCCGCCCCAGGACGGGTACGGATACCCGCCGCTGGCCAGCCCGGCCGAGCCGGACTGGTACGCCCTCGCCGAGGAGGCCGAGTCCTCCAGCCGGCGCCGCAAGCGGATGTTCATGATCGGCGGCGGTGTGCTCACCCTCGTCGCGGTGGCCGGCATCGTGGGCGCCACGCTGTTCCTCACCCGGGACAAGGGCGAGGCGTCGGCCGACCCCACCGTCGCCGCCAGCGCGGACGCCTCGCCCTCCGCCTCGGAGAGCGTGCCGGCGCCGACCACCCCGCTGGAGGTCATCAGCAACAGCAAGACGGACAAGGCGCCGGTCAACGTCGGCACGCTCTTCCCGAGCCCCACGATCACCATGGGGGACCGCACCTACACCAAGGTGACCACCGAGGTGGACGAGGAGTGCAAGGACGTCTCGCTGGCGAACGGCCTGAGCGAGTCGCTCAAGGCCCTCGGCTGCTACAACGTCTACCGCGCCACCTACACCACGGCGAACGGCCAGGAGGTCACCGTCGGCGTGATCACCTTCGCCAGCGACTCCAGGGCCACCAAGGCCAAGGGGACGCCCAAGGGCAACATCAACCCGCTGGTCAAGGACGCCGTCACGCCGTTCTGCCAGGGGGGTGTGAAGTGCGCCACCAACAAGAGCTCGATCGGCCGGTACGCGTTCTTCTCCATCGCCGGCCCCGCCGACGGCAAGGCCATGGCCGACAAGGACAAGAACGCCCCGCAGGCGGCCAAGGACCTCATCGAGTCGGTCTACCAGACCCTCCTCGACCGCGGCCGCACCGGCCTCGCCAAGGTCGCCGGCTGACCGGCCCCGGTGGCGCGGGGGCCGCCCCGCGCCCCGGAGAGGGCCCTACCCCTCCACCCCCGGCAGTGTCCGCATCCGCCGCGCCGCCCGGTTCCGCTCCGCCAGCAGCTCGTCCGCCGGGTACCCGACCTCCTCCAGGGTCAGCCCGTACGGCCGGATCACGTTGACCGCGGAGTTCCGCACCCCGCCGGCCAGCACCTCCCCCGGGAACTCCACCGGCCGGTGCCCGTCCCCGACCAGCAGCATCGCCCCGACCAGCGCCCGCACCATGTTGTGGCAGAAGGCGTCCGCCCGGACGGTGGCCACCGCCAGCGAGCCCTCCTGTGCCGCGTAGCCGTCCACCGGGACCCGGTCCCAGTGCAGTTCCAGCAGGGTGCGGATGGTGGTCGCGCCCTCGCGCTTCTTGCAGTACGCGGCGAAGTCGTGCTCGCCCAGCAGCAGTTCGGCGGCGGCGTTCATCTTCTCGACGTCCAGCGGCCGGTCGTGCCACAGCACGTGCCCACGCAGCAGCGGGTCCACCCCGCCCGGGTGGTCGGCGACCCGGTACGCGTACCGGCGCCAGATCGCCGAGAACCGGGCGTCGAAGCCGTGCGGCGCCTCGGAGACCCGGTAGATCCGCACGTCGGCGGGGAGCCGCCCGGCCAGCCGGCGCAGCAGCTTCTCGCCGTGCTCGGCCCACAGGTCGACCGGCAGGTCGACGTGCGCGACCTGGCCGCGGGCGTGCACCCCGGCGTCGGTGCGGCCGGCCACGGTCAGCGGGTAGAGCTCCGAGCTGCGGGTGACGATCTGCAGCGCGGTCTCGATCTCCTCCTGCACGGTGCGCCGGCCGCGCTGGCGGGCCCAGCCGGAGAACTCGGCGCCCTGGTAGGCGAGGTCCAGCCGGATCCGGACGGTCCCGTCCGCCGGGCCGTCCTTGACGGGGGGCTGCTCGGCGCAGTCGTTCACTTCATCTCCCATGGACACGGAACGGGCCCGCTCCCCCACGGATGGGAGAACGGGCCCGAACGAACACCTAGAGGTGTCAGGCCTCGGTGGCCTCGTCGGCGGCGGCCTCGGTGGCCTCCGCCTGCTCGGCCTCCTTGACGGCGCGCTTGGCAGCGGCCTCGGCCTCGGCAACGGTCGCCTTGGTGGCGATCTCGCCCTCGACCAGCTCGATCACGGCCATCGGGGCGTTGTCGCCACGACGGGTGCCGATCTTGGTGATGCGGGTGTAGCCACCGGGACGGTTCTCGAAGCGCGGCGCGATCTCGGTGAAGAGGGTGTGCAGCACCGAGACGTCGGTGATGGTCTTGCGCACCAGGCGACGGTTGTGGATGTCGCCCTTCTTCGCCTTGGTGATCAGCTTCTCCGCCAGCGGGCGCAGGCGACGGGCCTTGGCCTCGGTGGTGGTGATGCGGCCGTACTGGAACAGCTCACGGGCCAGACCGGCGAGCAGCAGGGGCTCGTGGTGCGGGCCGCCGCCGAGGCGGGCACCCTTGGTGGGACGCGGCATGGAATGACTCCTCGAATCTCCGACTGCGGCCGTACCAGGTACCGCAGCGGGCGTACGGGCACGGTGCCCGTACGACTTGCATGGTGACGGGGGCGGTCCGCTGGGGACCGCCCCCGGCCCGAACTCTTAGTACTGCTCGGTCTCCGCGTAGCCCTGGTCGTCCAGGTCGTCGGCGCCGAAGGCGTCGGCGGCGGCGGTCGGGTCGAACCCGGGCGGGCTGTCCTTGAGGGCCAGGCCCATGCCGGCCAGCTTCGCCTTGACCTCGTCGATCGACTTCGCACCGAAGTTGCGGATGTCGAGCAGGTCGGCCTCGGAGCGGGCCACGAGCTCACCCACGGTGTGGATGCCCTCGCGCTTGAGGCAGTTGTAGGAGCGGACCGTGAGCTCCAGCTCCTCGATCGGCAGCGCCAGGTCGGCGGCCAGGGCGGCGTCCGTCGGGGACGGGCCCATGTCGATGCCCTCGGCGTCGACGTTCAGCTCGCGGGCGAGGCCGAACAGCTCGACGAGGGTCTTGCCGGCCGAGGCCATGGCGTCACGGGGACGCATGGCGGGCTTGGTCTCGACGTCGACGATCAGCTTGTCGAAGTCGGTCCGCTGCTCGACACGGGTGGCCTCGACCTTGTAGGTGACCTTCAGCACGGGGCTGTAGATCGAGTCGACCGGGATGCGGCCGATCTCCTGGCCGGAAGCCTTGTTCTGCACGGCGGAGACGTAGCCGCGACCGCGCTCGACGGTCAGCTCCATCTCCAGCTTGCCCTTGCCGTTCAGGGTGGCGAGGACCAGCTCGGGGTTGTGCACCTCGACACCGGCCGGGGGCGCGATGTCGGCGGCGGTGACCACACCCGGGCCCTGCTTGCGCAGGTACATCACGACCGGCTCGTCGTGCTCCGAGGAGACGACCAGCTGCTTGATGTTGAGGATGAGGTCGGTCACGTCCTCCTTGACGCCCGGCACGGTGGTGAACTCGTGCAGGACACCGTCGATCCGGATGCTGGTGACAGCGGCGCCGGGGATCGAGGAGAGGAGCGTGCGGCGGAGCGAGTTGCCGAGGGTGTAGCCGAAGCCCGGCTCCAGCGGCTCGATCACGAACCGCGAGCGGAATTCGTCGACGACCTCTTCGGTCAGCGAGGGACGCTGAGCGATCAGCATGAGAGGTGTTCCTCCAGTTGTCTTCGGCACCCACTATTTGATGCCGATGGACTCAAGCGTACGGCCTCCCGCACCAGGCGGGAGGCCGACGCACGAACTACGGCGCTAGCGCGCACTCCCCCGAGCAGCCAAAGGCGAGGGGGGAAACAAGCGTCAGACGCGGCGGCGCTTCGGCGGACGGCAGCCGTTGTGCGGGGTGGGGGTGACGTCCTGGATCGAGCCGACCTCGATGCCGGTGGCGGACAGCGAACGGATCGCGGTCTCGCGGCCGGAGCCCGGGCCCTTCACGAAGACGTCGACCTTGCGCATGCCGTGCTCCATCGCGCGACGGGCAGCGGCCTCGGCGGCCATCTGCGCGGCGAACGGGGTGGACTTGCGCGAGCCCTTGAAACCGACGTGGCCGGCGGAGGCCCAGGAGATCACGTTGCCCTGCGGGTCGGTGATCGAAACGATGGTGTTGTTGAACGTGCTCTTGATGTGGGCGTGCCCGTGAGCGACGTTCTTCTTCTCCTTGCGGCGGATCTTCTTCGCGCCGGCAGCCTGACGACCCTTGGGGGGCATAAGTCTGTTCTCCTACTGAGGTGGTCGGTCCGCTAACCCGCGGGCCGGAGGGATGTCCGGTGACGGGACGGACTACTTCTTGCCCGGCTTCTTCTTGCCGGCGATCGCGCGACGCGGGCCCTTGCGGGTACGCGCGTTGGTGTGGGTGCGCTGGCCGCGGACCGGCAGGCCCCGGCGGTGACGCAGACCCTCGTAGCAGCCGATCTCGACCTTGCGGCGGATGTCGGCGGCCACCTCACGGCGGAGGTCACCCTCGACGGTGAAGTTGGCGTCGATGTACTGGCTCAGCTTGACGAGGTCGTCCTCGCTGATGTCGCGGACACGGACGTCCGGGTTGACACCGGTCTCGGCCAGGGTCAGCTGAGCGCGGGTACGGCCGATGCCGTAGACGTAGGTGAGGGCGATCTCGATCCGCTTCTCGCGGGGGAGATCAACGCCGGCGAGGCGTGCCATTCATGGCTCCTGTGGTTCTTCAGAGGTCTTACGTGCCGCCTACTCGATGTCTCTCGACAAGGAGCCCCGGCCTCTGACCGGGGGTGGCAGTCCGCCTTATCAGGCGGATCGGGCGGCCCGTGTATGACGTTGTTCGCGTCGCGCGAAGTACTACGAGAAATGCTGGGGGAGGATCAGCCCTGGCGCTGCTTGTGGCGCAGGTTGTCGCAGATCACCATGACCCGGCCGTGACGGCGGATCACCTTGCACTTGTCGCAGATCTTCTTGACGCTCGGCTTGACCTTCATGACTCAGGTTCTCCGGGGTCTAGATCTGACGTGTTACTTGTATCGGTAGACGATCCGGCCGCGGGTCAGGTCGTAGGGGCTGAGCTCCACCACGACCCGGTCATCCGGGAGGATGCGGATGTAGTGCATGCGCATCTTGCCGCTGATGTGCGCGAGGACCTTGTGACCGTTCTGCAGCTCGACCTTGAACATCGCGTTCGGAAGAGA
The window above is part of the Kitasatospora sp. HUAS MG31 genome. Proteins encoded here:
- the rpsI gene encoding 30S ribosomal protein S9, yielding MAETAIENTLEVDFDENVEEYTTETEYTSESLAGRFGEAVPGAGLGRRKEAIARVRIVPGTGKWKINGRTLEDYFPNKVHQQTVNEPFKLLELDGRYDVVARIAGGGVSGQAYALRLGVARALNEADVDNNRGPLKKAGFLTRDARAVERKKAGLKKARKAPQYSKR
- the rplM gene encoding 50S ribosomal protein L13 — encoded protein: MRTYSPKPGDVQRQWHVIDATDVVLGRLASQAATLLRGKHKAIYAPHVDTGDFVIIVNADKVHLSGNKKTQKLAYRHSGFPGGLRSVRYDELLDKNPEKAVEKAIKGMLPKNSLGRQMLSKLKVYSGDQHPHAAQQPVPFEITQVAQ
- a CDS encoding ABC-F family ATP-binding cassette domain-containing protein, which produces MGHVEISHLEYYLPDGRVLFDDASFRVGEGAAVALVGANGAGKTTLLRMIAGDVQPHGGGVTVSGGLGVMRQFVGTTGREDQEATPGALPADASVRDLLVSVAPERIARAARAVDAAELGMMAQDDEKSQMAYAQALSDWADAGGYEYETTWDVCTMAALGMPFDRAQWRGLNTLSGGEQKRLVLEALLRGPEEVLLLDEPDNYLDVPGKRWLEEAIKATPKTVLFISHDRELLSRTADKIISVESGAAGSSVWVHGGGFDSFHEARRARFERFEELGRRWDEEHAKLKKLVVTLRQAAAVSHEMASRYAAAQTRLKKFEEAGRPEAPPREQKISMRLKGGRTGVRAFTLEQLELTGLMKPFDLEVYYGERVAVLGSNGSGKSHFLRMLAGDATVAHGGTYRIGARVVPGHFRQTHAHPELMGRAIRTILEEEHALSRGAAMSALRRYELDRQHEQKFESLSGGQQARLMILKLELSGVTALLLDEPTDNLDLESAEALQEGLEAFDGTVLCVTHDRWFAKTFDRFLVFGADGRVYESPEPVWDEARVQRER
- the truA gene encoding tRNA pseudouridine(38-40) synthase TruA; this encodes MGDEVNDCAEQPPVKDGPADGTVRIRLDLAYQGAEFSGWARQRGRRTVQEEIETALQIVTRSSELYPLTVAGRTDAGVHARGQVAHVDLPVDLWAEHGEKLLRRLAGRLPADVRIYRVSEAPHGFDARFSAIWRRYAYRVADHPGGVDPLLRGHVLWHDRPLDVEKMNAAAELLLGEHDFAAYCKKREGATTIRTLLELHWDRVPVDGYAAQEGSLAVATVRADAFCHNMVRALVGAMLLVGDGHRPVEFPGEVLAGGVRNSAVNVIRPYGLTLEEVGYPADELLAERNRAARRMRTLPGVEG
- the rplQ gene encoding 50S ribosomal protein L17, whose protein sequence is MPRPTKGARLGGGPHHEPLLLAGLARELFQYGRITTTEAKARRLRPLAEKLITKAKKGDIHNRRLVRKTITDVSVLHTLFTEIAPRFENRPGGYTRITKIGTRRGDNAPMAVIELVEGEIATKATVAEAEAAAKRAVKEAEQAEATEAAADEATEA
- a CDS encoding DNA-directed RNA polymerase subunit alpha, giving the protein MLIAQRPSLTEEVVDEFRSRFVIEPLEPGFGYTLGNSLRRTLLSSIPGAAVTSIRIDGVLHEFTTVPGVKEDVTDLILNIKQLVVSSEHDEPVVMYLRKQGPGVVTAADIAPPAGVEVHNPELVLATLNGKGKLEMELTVERGRGYVSAVQNKASGQEIGRIPVDSIYSPVLKVTYKVEATRVEQRTDFDKLIVDVETKPAMRPRDAMASAGKTLVELFGLARELNVDAEGIDMGPSPTDAALAADLALPIEELELTVRSYNCLKREGIHTVGELVARSEADLLDIRNFGAKSIDEVKAKLAGMGLALKDSPPGFDPTAAADAFGADDLDDQGYAETEQY
- the rpsK gene encoding 30S ribosomal protein S11; translation: MPPKGRQAAGAKKIRRKEKKNVAHGHAHIKSTFNNTIVSITDPQGNVISWASAGHVGFKGSRKSTPFAAQMAAEAAARRAMEHGMRKVDVFVKGPGSGRETAIRSLSATGIEVGSIQDVTPTPHNGCRPPKRRRV
- the rpsM gene encoding 30S ribosomal protein S13, whose product is MARLAGVDLPREKRIEIALTYVYGIGRTRAQLTLAETGVNPDVRVRDISEDDLVKLSQYIDANFTVEGDLRREVAADIRRKVEIGCYEGLRHRRGLPVRGQRTHTNARTRKGPRRAIAGKKKPGKK
- the rpmJ gene encoding 50S ribosomal protein L36, which produces MKVKPSVKKICDKCKVIRRHGRVMVICDNLRHKQRQG
- the infA gene encoding translation initiation factor IF-1, which gives rise to MAKKQGAIEIEGTVIESLPNAMFKVELQNGHKVLAHISGKMRMHYIRILPDDRVVVELSPYDLTRGRIVYRYK